aaactttaacCAAACCGACCCAACTCAACTACATCCCTATCATTTGCAACTGAACGCAACATCTTATGATTcagcttttttgtttttgatgaaTTAAACAGCTCTCATCgggaaagaatgaaagaatacaagggcatACAAATAAACCAGCCACAAAAACACCCCAACTAATAGAAGGGGACCAACTAAGTAGAATGTCGCCATTAGagtaattacaaaagagattcaaaattgaagCCCAATGGGAAGCATGAAATCTAGCTAAAGACCAAATCTCACTATGCTCCCTCTTCCCAAAGAAATGATTCAGATTGGGTCAGTTGAATCATTTCTTTATGACCCTAGCCAAGGAAATCTGTAGGATCATAAACTTCTGGTGGATGGTTAATATGACTCAAACTTTTTCTCTCTGAATATTGTCATGCCCTTCACAAACAACTCATGAAGGGCAATGTCTCATGGAATGAGGTGCTGAGATGCTTTCCAGAAGCTGATGACAACCGTGATCAGTGTTTCTGTTTTGGCACATCCGAACATGGTAGAGCCTTTAATCATTGATACAGATGCCCTGGATGTGAGCAGTGAGATAATGTTTATGCATGATCGTAGGTCCGTGGCTTTCTTCAGTCTCCTATCCTTCCTGATATATAGGCACAAGGCAATTGTTGAGTGCAATATAGTAGACATAGTGTTGATTATGACTAAATGGGGACAATATTTGGTGGGGTGGagatttgttttcaaatggaGCTCAAAAGTTCCAAAAGAGCATGGATTGGTCGGGTGGTATTAACCTAATGCGAAGAGGATAAGATTGGGGCATTGTGAGAAGTAGATATAAGGATTCTCAATTCAAGATATCTAGTGGGATTGGCTTACTTTCATAACACCTTTATAGTtatgcttttatttatttacttattttaaattttgggcATGTTTTGTATATCATAGCATTAGTCTCTTTAACCATCCTGGTGCAATTCATAGTTGGCATTCGTATTTAGCTTCATGGACTAGTTATTCTCCATTAAATCAGTTAGCAttgtttgagtttttattcaatttccgCATACACATTGTAAAATTTTCTGGATGGCagatttatatgtttttcttttttaatgttgcAGTTCTTCGACAAATATCGGGGTAGACGTGTACCTGTTTGAGCCAGGGATGTTATAAATTGGTTTGTAGGTGAACTTGTAAGTTGTAAACCACTCTTGCTTGGAAGACCCAGTCTTTGTTCAGATGGGGAGAGTAGAAGAAGCTTCGTTGGCAGTTGATAATGATGAGAATGGGATTGCTTTgttatccaaaaaaaagaaaataaaggaaaaagaaaagaaagaaagaactaacaaacaaacacaaactcttttttcttttcttttctttttggtttttgataaTTTCATTTGTGTAAAAAGTACTCGTGACGTGTAGCTGAAAATTCTATAGttgttaattttcaaaattcttagATGCCATTCTTTGTATTTTAGTTGGATGAGGAAAGGATATGTGGTGAGACTTCTATAGCTTACTAAGGTGGATTTCTatataatactaaaaaaaatattgatgtatgtatatataattatgtgtAACAGTAGAGCCTGTCTTGGTGGTTGAAAgtattaaaattacttttgtgattttcaaaatcaagtgAAATGATTTTTAGTGATTAAACGCAGTTTATTTATAACCTCTGATGAcaacttctaaaaatattgACAAATCCAAAACTCAAATTGTTTACCAAATAGACTCCAAAATGATTtgcatttttatattattggtTTAATGTTTAATGTGGATctctaaaaagaaatttggtttgatggTTCAAGTCTTAATTCCATTCCATATGATGTTCAAAGAGAACAACCATCATCCGTATACAAAACGTCATCTCACACAAATCaaagtaaaagagaaagaagaaatgaaaacaagaaagCTCTTCTTCTAAGGAAGGCTTTTCCATAATCTAAAATGacctattttttcttcaaagaagATTCCCAGCTTTGTTTATCCCTTGAAGGACACAATCCTCCCTCGAGCAATTTGATGACTGTCTCATCATATGGACACTAGAAACATTTTACATACACAAGgtacaaaaaaaagtacataCTTCCTTTGGATATCGATCATTAAGGGAGTGATTGTGAACATTGCACAcgaaaatttgattttctactCCATCTATTGATTCTCCTTTCAGTTCCTTTGCCTAAGATTTGATATTCTCCTCTCATCTGTGATTCATCAACTTCCTTGTTAGATGTAGTAAAATATCTGAACTACTTCTAATTCTCTGTTTATTTCCCTTTCCCGAATTTTCATGAGCTATTTTctactctttttcttcttccgaGAATCTGATATGAGACTCTCTTTACTTCTATTCCTAgtatttttcaactttgtcATGCTTCTTGTACAAACACCTTGTCCTCTTCGAATCTGGAGGTCGATATCCAACTTCTTAGCTTCTTGTCTAGCGTGCAATGAATCCTTTATTACATCATCATTCTTCCCCTCATTCGAGAAACTTTGTGTTGGACAACAACTAGAATTTGAGTTCTTCATAAAGAGGTCATGACCATGACTAGACTCTCCATAAGTGGACAAACAGAGATCTCGCAACCTAGTTACTGCAAGATTATCCAAGTCAGGTTCTAAATAATGACTTGTACCTTGGTCGTTGGAACGAGAAGTACTCGCTTTAAAAAACTCGACAGTGGATTTTCTAATCGAACCAGAACTCATATAGTCTTTCCAATTGAAGGGAAAGCCAAGAAGGAAATGATTGTACACCTGCTCAAGTTGCATGTCATGAACTTTCCTCAGTTTCTAAAATACTTGCAATAATGCTCAGGACATGATATGTTTAACAAAATAGTTCATCCAACGGCAATGACACAAACAGAAAGTTAGGTGAAATAAGAACAATGCCCTGCAAACATACCTTTGGTGGAAAGCCGTTTTCATGTGTTCGTGGTCTATTTATGAAGCCACTGATTGAAATGATAATGCCATCGGTTGCCTCAAGAATAGTAGTTTCATGTCTCTTAGAAATCGCTGCAGAATAAAATGCTCTTATCCCAGATCTCCTGAAACAATGGatcataatttttcttgaGCACAGAGCAATAATTCCCATTCTAGAAGAGGACAGACTTAATATACAGTATATGAGAATGAAAACTATTTTCCTTCTACGCAATCAGACCAATGAAAGGAAGATCagtcatttattaaatttctccCACTTggaattaatttataaagagCGAACTGCTTCACTTTTTCTCCTTCAGCAGATTTTATCACCTCCTTTATCCTCCAGTTTTATTAACTTCTTTCATCCCTATGAGCTTTCTAGAATTTGAAAGCTGAAACCAATTGGAGTTTTTTATGGTCAGGATACCAACACcagttaataattttgtacCCAATGATAACCAAAAACACTAAAGATACTCCCCATAAAATCACCGAGTATCTTAGTTAAAAATACAAGAACTAAGACAAATATTTTAACCCTCATTTACATAATGGCAGACTCTTCATGGATGAATTTCAGTATCAAAAACTAAGATAACTAAATCCAACTAAAATACTTATCTtagttaaaagtaaaatacatGTTAAATCTTCTTTTATATAGTGGGTTATTGAGAagatttcaatcaaatttcaaaacttccCCAAATTCActttaatatcaaatattagaaTAAAGATAAACAGTGAATAATCTATCTTCTGGAACAAAACTTAGTCACTCAAACATATTTCTTCAAAgaacaaacagaaaacaaacaaaacaaggGAAGCAATGTCTTACTCTCTGGATGCAAAGCCTCCGATAGCCAATCCCTCACCATCGTTAGCCTTTACCAGCCACCAATCGTACAGAAAAATCTAAGCGAGAGAGAAAACACAGAAAATGTGAAAACCAACAATCAGATATGAGAAAGTGATGTACTGGAgtgagaaatggaagaaaaacgTACTGATTTGAGTGAGGAAGGAATGATGGATGTAGAACAGGTAGCCGGAGTTTTTGGCGTCGTGGGAGTGGCAGTGGGCTTCCGGTCGGTCTTGAAGGGAACGGAGGAGGGAGTAGCAGAGGCGGAGCTTCGAATTCCTCTTGGTCTGGTGGCCATGATGACCGATTAGGCGGGAAGGCGAAGAGAAGATACCATTTTTCTCGTTTCCTCACCTTTTTATTGCCTATTTCCAAATACACTCAAAACTATTCATACTCTTCTAAATAAACTATCATACTTTgctattttactttttaaaacttttgttatttaaaataattttatttatttgtttgtttttctaatattGCCTTGTGAAGATGACAATCAAATTCTTTAATGGAAGATTATACCAATTATAGAAAAGATTtccaaaatattagaaaaagaaaaacgaatttgaactaaaatgtaTGGACATAGGGTTAGCTTTTTCTTGTGTTaaattggttaaattataagagTAGTTAGCTTAAATCATAATTCAACGAGGTAAAAACGTGCATTGTttgttaatgaaaaaatataaaggaCAATAGAACATAGTAATATTTCTACTAAGtcatcaaaaaataatttcttaaacacacttcaatttttttccttcagaaatagaaactaatttacaaatttcatTGTCTGTCTGAGTCAGACTCCTCGAATCGTCCTCCAAAAGACTAACAAGAGACCAACTTTGGGAGGAAGATAAAAAACAGGTCAATGATCTCACCATCATAGCTTCAATTTTCCGACTGTGCAAAGTACCTTCCAGAAATTGTGGAAAGGATATTGAGCATTATCACCTCGTTGTCAATCTCGGTCTTCTCGGCCCGCAAGCTGGCACATTTTCGAAGCAGACTTCTGAAAGCAGCACAAGTATCTCCATCCAGAGGAGTGTCAACTGCTGCACTTAAAGCAAACAACCA
This is a stretch of genomic DNA from Cucumis sativus cultivar 9930 chromosome 4, Cucumber_9930_V3, whole genome shotgun sequence. It encodes these proteins:
- the LOC101215879 gene encoding uncharacterized protein LOC101215879, translating into MATRPRGIRSSASATPSSVPFKTDRKPTATPTTPKTPATCSTSIIPSSLKSIFLYDWWLVKANDGEGLAIGGFASRERSGIRAFYSAAISKRHETTILEATDGIIISISGFINRPRTHENGFPPKVYNHFLLGFPFNWKDYMSSGSIRKSTVEFFKASTSRSNDQGTSHYLEPDLDNLAVTRLRDLCLSTYGESSHGHDLFMKNSNSSCCPTQSFSNEGKNDDVIKDSLHARQEAKKLDIDLQIRRGQGVCTRSMTKLKNTRNRSKESLISDSRKKKKSRK